The following nucleotide sequence is from Pochonia chlamydosporia 170 chromosome 4, whole genome shotgun sequence.
GATTGGACCTCGCGTGCCGGCGTGGGCAAGTAGAATTACGAGGCAGGGGGTGTGGGATCCGGCAAAGAGGCCTGTTTCGCTGGACGGCGTGCCGGGGATTCCTATGCCAGTGAAGGTATCGCAGGGCACGCAGCTGGAGCCGTTTTTCGAGCATCTCCGGAATAGTGGCACGCATGAGCTTGGTCCTTCGACAGACGGGAAGGAGTTGGATGATGGGAAGGGCGAGCCGCATTATAAGGTTCGTGGTGCAGAGTTCCGCAGGGGGGTTGTGTATGAGGATGGGAGGATGGACCTGTGCAAGATGGTGGTTGGGCCGGATCACATCTGGAACTTGATGGATAGTTTACGGACGAATTCGTTTGTTCGCCATTTCCTGCTGGGCAACAATATCATTGGGCCGTCGGGGGCGAAGGCTATTGCTACGTTTATCAAGGAGTTTCCTGAGAGGATGGACACCTGGTACTTGGCTGGCAATTGTATCGACGGGCCTGGGTTCAAGGAGATTGCGGATGCCATGGTGTCTTCGCCTGCGGTGACGAATgtctggatgaagaggaatcCGCTTGgtgctgcggctgcggcggATGTGTATCGACTTATTACACTGACGCCGAATCTGCGGACCCTGGATCTTGACCAGACGGAGTTGGGCAATAAGGGCGTGACGGACCTGTTTAACTTGCTGGCAGGGTATTCTGGACCCAAGGGATCGGTGTTGCCCCTTCGGAATATCTATCTCAATGGTTGCGGTATTTCGGTTCAAGCCGCCGAGGCGATTGCGTCGTTTCTGGTGAACCCTCACTGCGGGTTGACATCGCTTTACTTGTCCTGCAATCCGCTTGGAGACACGGGCATCGAAGCACTGGCGAGGGCATTGCCAAACGCACCGAATCTAACTCGTCTGTCATTACAATCAGTCGGAGTTAGCACCCAAGGTGCGATTGCGCTGTGTGAAAGCCTGACTGGTCACCCTGGCATTCGTTGTCTCGATCTGGGCCAGGCTTATGCGACGGAGGATTTGCAGCAGGCGTATAATTACATTGACGATGGCGCCGTTCCTTTTATTTGCAAGCTGTTGAAGACTAGTCGGCAGCTCGAGCTTCTGAATCTTGCTCACTGTCCCATCACGACGCCTGGTCTGTTGGAGATTTCGTCCGCAATCTTGCACAGCTCGTCGATGCTGTACTACTTTGCCGTTTCTATTGTGCCGGACCCCACTCGCAAGGAAGTTACATTTACACCGTCTCGCGATTTGCACTTTCCggatccttcttctcctgggCGGCCGGAGATTGAAGCCAACAGGGCGGTCCTGGAGCGTTTGGAGGCTAATGTCAAGGCGAAATATGGCCAGGACATGACTTATACCGAGTTCCGATCGGACGAGAAACGCTGGTTGAATAACGACAAAGAGGATGTTCGCAAAATCGACAGCGTTTATCGCAATAGGGATGCCAGTAAAGCGCGTAGGGGCTTGATGACGCTGGTCAAGGACTGGGAAGAAGGTGATAACACCCTGGCTAGGGTGAAGAAGGCCCAGGCGCCGGTGATGGTTGCGGGCGTTGGTGCTTAGCCATCCATGTTGTAATGGTTTGGATCTCGTTGGATGGATTGCAAGATTTTGTTTGCATTTCCGCCATCATTGTTACTTTCTTCAGGGCAGCGTGTATACTTTCAGTTGACACGCGAGTCCAGTCCAGACAGACG
It contains:
- a CDS encoding leucine rich repeat protein (similar to Verticillium alfalfae VaMs.102 XP_003005665.1), which translates into the protein MSSATELRTDHFVSLSLGERVNDESDVEATTLAQLCRTSLHALSEIKDVVDPSRGYTAEQVLALPLTKHRAPDELYSLPRRRSARHELAERVAYLLYPVHSGSLTSLIRYEEDRVRLRGWAALQKKYDLLQATKRHGYTIDGDEIGPRVPAWASRITRQGVWDPAKRPVSLDGVPGIPMPVKVSQGTQLEPFFEHLRNSGTHELGPSTDGKELDDGKGEPHYKVRGAEFRRGVVYEDGRMDLCKMVVGPDHIWNLMDSLRTNSFVRHFLLGNNIIGPSGAKAIATFIKEFPERMDTWYLAGNCIDGPGFKEIADAMVSSPAVTNVWMKRNPLGAAAAADVYRLITLTPNLRTLDLDQTELGNKGVTDLFNLLAGYSGPKGSVLPLRNIYLNGCGISVQAAEAIASFLVNPHCGLTSLYLSCNPLGDTGIEALARALPNAPNLTRLSLQSVGVSTQGAIALCESLTGHPGIRCLDLGQAYATEDLQQAYNYIDDGAVPFICKLLKTSRQLELLNLAHCPITTPGLLEISSAILHSSSMLYYFAVSIVPDPTRKEVTFTPSRDLHFPDPSSPGRPEIEANRAVLERLEANVKAKYGQDMTYTEFRSDEKRWLNNDKEDVRKIDSVYRNRDASKARRGLMTLVKDWEEGDNTLARVKKAQAPVMVAGVGA